In Halococcus saccharolyticus DSM 5350, the following are encoded in one genomic region:
- a CDS encoding DUF7405 family protein has translation MPSSPDRGLSRREFGKAAVALGGASALTACLDRFRNEPEEPVPSGVASLEQLPTRQHAWRDRIRLDDHGNALLPRHQILLYLNLGVDGPPGTDARNTVSAALSTLDEAYERSHEGLLHSMAYSPAYFDRFDASLPDDLDLPPPRRLSAFEQPDLDTQDALLHLASDRADVVLEADEALTGDRETANGVTVDARLTDVFSVDARRTGFVGAGMPAERQGELEGIPDSGPVPEKSPLFMGFQAGFRKNQASEDYVTLNEGPFAGGTTKHVANIRQRLDDWYGEQDFDERVMEMFSPTHAEEGLVEGVGSSLGADNGLTPAMIDNIDEAAREFGRVGHAQKNARANRDPDGNVRLLRRHFESTDDDIASLHFPTLQRGIGAFEEVRKAMNGVDLTAATPAVRQRVNNGILEYIFVEHRGNFLVPPMALRALPTPTGE, from the coding sequence ATGCCGTCCAGCCCCGATCGTGGTCTATCGCGACGCGAGTTCGGCAAGGCTGCCGTCGCGCTCGGCGGGGCGAGCGCGCTCACGGCGTGTCTCGACCGCTTCCGGAACGAGCCCGAAGAACCCGTCCCGAGCGGCGTCGCCAGCCTCGAACAGCTCCCGACGCGTCAACATGCGTGGCGCGACCGCATCCGACTCGACGATCACGGCAACGCACTCCTTCCGCGCCACCAGATCCTGCTCTATCTGAACCTCGGTGTGGATGGTCCCCCGGGAACGGACGCCCGCAACACCGTCTCGGCGGCGCTTTCGACGCTGGACGAGGCCTACGAACGGAGCCACGAGGGACTCCTCCACTCGATGGCGTACTCGCCGGCGTACTTCGATCGGTTCGACGCGTCACTTCCTGACGACCTCGACCTCCCGCCGCCGCGCCGGCTCTCGGCGTTCGAACAGCCCGATCTCGACACCCAGGACGCCCTGCTCCACCTTGCGAGCGACCGAGCGGACGTCGTGCTCGAAGCCGACGAGGCGCTCACCGGCGACCGCGAGACCGCGAACGGCGTGACCGTCGATGCTCGCCTCACCGATGTCTTCTCGGTCGATGCACGCCGGACCGGATTCGTCGGTGCGGGGATGCCCGCCGAGCGCCAGGGAGAACTCGAAGGGATTCCCGATTCGGGACCAGTACCCGAAAAATCGCCGCTGTTCATGGGATTTCAGGCGGGTTTCCGGAAGAACCAGGCGAGCGAGGACTACGTCACCCTGAACGAGGGCCCCTTCGCGGGCGGCACCACCAAGCACGTCGCGAACATTCGCCAGCGCCTCGACGACTGGTACGGCGAACAGGACTTCGACGAGCGCGTGATGGAGATGTTCTCCCCCACCCACGCCGAAGAGGGTCTCGTCGAGGGTGTCGGGAGTAGTTTGGGAGCCGACAACGGGCTCACCCCTGCGATGATCGACAACATCGACGAGGCCGCCCGCGAGTTCGGCCGTGTCGGTCACGCCCAGAAGAACGCGCGTGCGAACCGTGATCCCGACGGGAACGTCCGCCTGCTGCGCCGGCACTTCGAGTCGACCGACGACGACATCGCGAGCCTCCACTTCCCGACGCTCCAGCGGGGGATCGGGGCGTTCGAGGAAGTGCGGAAAGCGATGAACGGTGTGGACCTCACGGCAGCGACGCCAGCAGTCCGTCAGCGGGTCAACAACGGCATCCTGGAGTACATCTTCGTCGAACACCGCGGGAACTTCCTCGTGCCGCCAATGGCGCTCCGCGCGCTGCCGACGCCGACTGGCGAGTGA